The DNA segment AGCGAGTTACTTCCATTATTGAAGATCAAAACACTTGATGGCCGTGCTTACTATGATTTCTCACCAGTGCCTGAATATAGATTCGTAGTTCTTGATGGCTATGATATCAGTGCCATTGGTTGGCCAAAAGATCATCCAAAAACATTGGAGGCCTTGAAAATCTTAAGGGAGAAGAATCCAAATGAAAATAAGAACAGTCCAATAAATATGGAGGGGCTTGAAAGAAGGTTTCTCATGTTTAATGGAGCCATTGGAAAGGAACAGATGAAATGGTTGGATGATGTTCTCCTGGAGGCAACAAAATTGAAACAGAAAGTGGTTATTTGTTGCCATCTGCCTCTAGATCCTGGCGCGGCAAGTGAGAAGGGACTGTTGTGGAATTATGATGAAGTAATGAATTTGATACACAAATATAATTGTGTTAAGGTATGTCTTGCTGGACATTATCATAGAGGTGGATACTCCATTGATTCTCATGGGATACACCATAGAGTTCTTGAAGCTGCTTTGGAATGTCCTCCTGGTACGGATGCATTTGGATACATTGATGTCTATGATGACAGGATATCACTTGTTGGAACTGACAGAATGAAAAGTACAGAGATGCATTTTACTCCCCCAAGTTAATTTGTATGACTGGATGTGTTGATGTTTGGAAGAAGAATATTTCTAAATCCTTATCCAATATCCTCATACTCGTCTTCCTACTTTTTTATATGGTAAGTATCgaatgtatttaatattttcaagacGTCAAATGCATTTATTTTAGTAGTATGATTTGTAGGAAAATAAACATTACTATTAGAAGAATACctaatagtaatattttttaattaatcattgaTAGAGTACCTATAACCAAGGGGTACCAACTAgtgctattttttaattaatcgtTGATTGAGTACCTATGATATTGATCTAGTCTACCTACTGGGAAGTTTCTATTTAAAGTTGGAAGAACTTGAGTTTGTACTGGTAATTTGCAGGAATAAACCAGTTTGTGCTCAACATGTTCCTTCCTTTTGAGAGAGGGAATGATGCAACATGCAGCATTACTTAAACGTGATTTGCATGTGGATAATGATTGATCTTTACGTAGCTTTGCTTCATTGTTTGACAAATGTTTGACTGCATTCTActtcaactttcaacttaatTCATCTGAAGTGGCTCAACTCTTTTTATGTTCTTGAATTCATCCCATAGATATAATCGGCCTTGAATGGTTTAAACAAAAGGTATAAAACATATCTGTAAGTTGAACTATCAAGCACAACGGAATGGAAATTAAATGCTATAATTAATAAGTATCAACGGTCAAATTACAGatctgtttttttaataaatttcccCACACATTATTTGATATTCAACCATTCAAGAATGGAAAATATTTCAAGGACACCTCATATGCTAATCTCTAACTAACAGGAGAGACAAAGAAATATGAGGTGCCCACTGTTAAATCTCAATTTAAGGTTCTtagtttttctttctcctttactttttctttttcttgtctctGTCACAGCATGCACGCCTAGTTCTTGTAGGTTCTTCGGTAAGAAACAGTTCTCCACTGTGGCAACCAGCGCACTCATCTCCAATGGAAAAATTGAGCGCATAAACGGGTTCTTAGATTGAACTCTCATAAGAACCTCCGTTAAAGATACTCTTACCTGACTTTGGATCTTAATAAGTGTTGTGTCACCTACAAAAATTTTGACACTAAAGACAATATGAGAAAGAGTCAAAGAGTTGAGAAGTGTagaaaatagagaatgaaagcATACCTTATTGCATTTGTGTTTTACCCTTGTATATCATGCTTCTCCAACACTACTATTGTCATTTTTGTTGGAACCACATTGTATGTCCTTTCTTGCTCTCCATGATTTTGTGAGGtcgttatttgatatttttttagtctctatttaGTGTTTTATGGGCATATAATTTGATTCTTATTTGACAACTGAATTGTTTTatggatatatatatttggAGAATCCCTCAAATGTTAGCCCAAAATAATATTGTCTTATAacttaaatttatcaaaaaaatgtggtaaaaatttataaataattagctataaatttatttaattttaaaaaaattataatttaacaatttggattatcaatttttttattacactataataaaaatttcatttattataattatattttctttatttcccCATTTtatccaattaatttttttatttatttactattttttttcttattcctaTCAcaagaaaaactattttttttcttatcctattctaaaaaaattagtaatttgctaatatattttatctaatcAGATAGAGAAAATGTCTTAAAAAAGTGTCAAATTGAGTATCTTCttcatggaaaaataaaacttcCGCCGTTGCCAAATGTTCCCTTATGgttatataaattatctattttattctttatatattatttttaattctctttagTTTTTATGAGTTTTAACAAAAGGgactaaaaatgattaaaaatgttatactatatatttatatagcGACTACAAGACATTAAAATAGtatgtgtaaaaattaaaattgatgttttttaattataaggattaaaaataaaatttatatcatcatgaatataattaaatttatgagatATATAAGTTAGATTTAATGGTTAAGCAAAGGAGAAAGGAGAAAAGGGGAGAGAGGTCCtctttttattcatatttttaataaaattaataaattaatatttattgataaaaaaaaagtaattgaattattattgattttttaaatctttaaagGAGTATAAGGTCATCGATCTCTGATTCTGTATTTCTTTGGGATTCTTGCCCTTGTTTTGGTGATGCCATGGGAGTTAGCtgtttttgtttcctttctgactgataaaaaaagaactaagAATGGGCAAATCTTTAttgatttacttaaaaaaaatatcaatatccTTTAAAATATACAGGCACCagagaaatttttatttttttatttttaatgttaaaagGTCAATGAATATGATTATGAGATGGAAGGGAGTACCTTCTTTGGCTTCTTCCTAAGTCCTAACCTTGACGAGGCCAATTCCATTCATTTTGATGTGTCTCTGTTTTCAACAAACGTTCACAACAACACATTTCGCCGTTTCAAATCACTACTTAACACCGGTACGTCCTTCTAACCTCTCTCTCCCCTTTTTTCAAAGATGATTCTCTTTATGCTATTCTGAACTGAAACCATTTGTTTCTTGATGCTTCTATTCTCTTTCCTTTTCGCCATTGCAAGGTCAACGGGTTTCTGATTTTGCCTACCTTTTTAGTATCTATATATGCCTTTGAGATGATTTCACGTTTCAGCAAGAaagccacaatttttttttaaaatacaattcaGGGTTCTATccaattttggttttttggaaaactgaATTTGTGATGTGATGCCAAATAAATTGAGGTTCTAATTAAGATAGATACTGTCATATGGTAACATTCGCATTTTACAACTCTGCCCAGAACCCTGACACGAGTTGAATTTGATAGGATCAGAAAGGTTTTCTAAACAAGCCTAGTCCAATAGGTTATGTTCTTCCAATTATAAAGTACTCACTTGTCTTTGATATGATGCCCAATAAATTGAGGTTCTTTTTAATACTCCAGAGTATAAGACTTAGCCACAGTTGAGTTCCTAATAATCAGAGTTCAAAAGTTCAATTTGCCACTTAAATATACTTCGAATGAACTTGAATAGAAAGCacataaaatgtatttaatggGTGGtttctctccctcctgattatGATAGCAATACTGCTATGTCTGATACCAGACCACGAAAGACCACAAGGAGACCAACATACCTCAGTGACTATGCATAAGGGGACAGTGTCAGAAAAGGCCAAGAACCAGAATATTCTACAGATCCTGCTAACAAATTCTGTTATAACCTATTCACCAATTctgttattttgtatttatgagCCCGTAGCTGGATAAGAACAGATTACCATTCTTGTATCCACTATAAATATGAATCATGGAATGAAATGAGGCAGACAATTTCTATCCAAAATTAGCTTTACTTTTATTCCTGCATTAGAATTAGTAGTAGCCTCTGCTATCAGATTCTCTGAATTGTTTCTGAGGTTGGGATTTGAGAATGCGATGACTGTTTCTTGATTGTGTAATTTTACCTCAGATTGCTCTTGGAAAGTATTACTTTGATGACTTTATAAatgttgaatgtatgatagGGGcacatagagagagagagacatcaTGGTCTCTTCTAATGGACTAGCTACGAGTCAgccacttttttcttttggattgatttctgatgtccaATATGCTGACATTCCTGATGGCCGTTCATTCCTTGGTGTTCCACGGTATTATAGACACAGTCTTCTCATATTGCAGAGAGCAGTTAAAGAATGGAACTCTCATCAGAGGCACAAGTTTGTGATTAATTTTGGAGATATTGTTGATGGGTTTTGTCCCAAAGATCAATCTCTTGATACTGTAAAGAAAGTTGTTGATGAATTTGAGATGTTCACAGGAGGACCTGTGTATCATATGATTGGCAATCACTGCCTATACAATCTTCCTCGCAGCAAGTTACTTTCATTACTGAAGATCCATACTCTTGATGGCCGCGCATACTATGATTTCTCGCCAGTGCCTGAATATAGATTTGTTGTTCTGGATGCCTATGACATCAGTGCCATTGGTTGGCCTCAAGATCATCCAAAAACACTGGAGGCCTTGAAAATCCTAAGGGAGAAGAATCCAAATGAAGATAAGAACAGTCCAACAAATTTGGAGGGTCCTGAACGAAGGTTTGTAATGTTT comes from the Glycine soja cultivar W05 chromosome 6, ASM419377v2, whole genome shotgun sequence genome and includes:
- the LOC114416398 gene encoding manganese-dependent ADP-ribose/CDP-alcohol diphosphatase-like; the encoded protein is MVSSNGLATTQPLFSFGLISDVQYADIPDGRSFLGVPRYYKHSILVLRRAVKEWNTHQKHKFAINFGDIVDGFCPKDQSLGTIKKLVDEFEMFRGGPVHHIIGNHCLYNLPRSELLPLLKIKTLDGRAYYDFSPVPEYRFVVLDGYDISAIGWPKDHPKTLEALKILREKNPNENKNSPINMEGLERRFLMFNGAIGKEQMKWLDDVLLEATKLKQKVVICCHLPLDPGAASEKGLLWNYDEVMNLIHKYNCVKVCLAGHYHRGGYSIDSHGIHHRVLEAALECPPGTDAFGYIDVYDDRISLVGTDRMKSTEMHFTPPS
- the LOC114416400 gene encoding manganese-dependent ADP-ribose/CDP-alcohol diphosphatase-like yields the protein MVSSNGLATSQPLFSFGLISDVQYADIPDGRSFLGVPRYYRHSLLILQRAVKEWNSHQRHKFVINFGDIVDGFCPKDQSLDTVKKVVDEFEMFTGGPVYHMIGNHCLYNLPRSKLLSLLKIHTLDGRAYYDFSPVPEYRFVVLDAYDISAIGWPQDHPKTLEALKILREKNPNEDKNSPTNLEGPERRFVMFNGAVGKEQVEWLDGVLLESTNLKQKVVVCCHLPLHPGAATEETLLWNYDEVMNLIHRYNCVKVCLAGHDHKGGYSIDSHGIHHRVFEAALECPPGTDAFGYIDVYDDRISLVGTDRMKSTEMDFTPPS